The window tatacaaTGCACTGCCactgcagagatcaactcatttgcattttaaaggacatttttgctcacaactACAAAatttttgagataaaacttcacatatgtactctaggtggggacaccaaagattgaTTTGACATCAAAAAAAGTcgtgtgaaatgtcccctttaagaaaacGGCTATGAAGGTGTCAAAAAGATGTGAATAACCCGTGACAAAGTTTTAAATCCAAAATATATCTGAATTTATTGGCATGTTCATGTGTACCAAACCAACAGCAGCAGACTGGACAGATACAACCAAGATGTATTGATCTTAAAACATGTTGgataaacatgtttaaaaaattatttggttTAAATGACTTTTTGTAAAATCTATCTGAGACTGAATTGTTGTGGATCAAGGCTAAAATGTTGGTGCACATCTAACTTCCTGGCATCTTGTATGTCAAAACTGTGCACAACACTAAAGTGCAAAAATTGCAATAGAAGATAAGAAGATGGCACACAGAAGGAAAAAGGACAAAAAGCTCATTTTGACAAAAGTATAATAGCAACATTTATTAAAGCCAAACAATTGTTAGTTTCATGCAATGCAGCTCAGGTCAACAGAGATCTGTGAGGGATCTCTGGATTGAAAATACAGATACCTTttatgttttttcctatttttttctTCGTCAAACCTTAAGAGGAAAGGCAGGGAGAAGGGGTTAAAGCATAAAGACACTAAAGCCAACAGCAGGCAGCACCTGGATGCAACTTCATTGTATAACGGTACAATTATAAAGATAAAATAATGATAAAAGAGGAGAAGCTTGGAAGATAATTATTTATTGTAACCTGTAACTCAATTAGTATTGTGTTTGCAATGCAAAGgccatgggttcgatcccagtgaatacacatactaataaaatgtatagattgtaatgcactgtaagtcacaaGTTTTGCattgcaaaaattattttctacaGAAAAGGGAAGTGCAAAGAATCATTACGCAACATATTAAAAGAAAACTTACTGTTTAATGCACTCGGGTATGGATACATACTCCATCGGGACAAGCGTCGCCAGGTCCGTAAGGCTGAACACATACTTGATTTTCTGGCTAAACTTTGTGCTGTAAGTGAAAGTGTTTTTATGCATTAAATGATTCTGTATACAGATTCTGAAACATGTACTGAAACAAGAACTGACCTTATAAAAGGTTTCGTGAGGGCCAGAAGAGTGCGAATAAACCAGGACGGGTGCACGATTATTAAAGACTTGAGATTCTTTCTTAACCTGTGACACAGAATGATGTTGAACAAACACGAAGGACTTCTTTGAGTTTTCACAAAAATTCAACAGCGGATACCTCACCTCCGATCTATCTGCTGATAACACTTCCTGAGCCAGCCTACGCTGGGCATCTTTCGACGTGATGTGGCTCCATTCAGATATACAATCATATAGTTTTCAGCTACAAGCAGCTCTAGGGTTCCTATGACATACTTGAAACAGACACACATGCTTTATTAGTTGCTTAAGTTATATCTGTCCAGACATTTTAAACCTTTGAACAATTATATCTAAGAGATCCAAGCCAGATTCATAGTTTCAAGGAAAGATTGACAACACCCACAGTTTGATGGTTATTACACAAAAATGGCAAGCTTTTGATATGAAAAATTATCTAATTGGTTTGCACGGGAGTTTAAAGTAATAGTTCACAGAAATAAAAGTTTAGAAATAACAGAACTTACTTGAACAGATTGTCCATGATGTATCTGTAATTTGGTTGATTGCTCTCGGGCATAAAGCAAACGGCGAAGACGATGATGGCGTTCAACCCATCGCCATAGTAACCTGTGAAAAGATAAACTTTTTGGATCAAGACAGCTGTCATGATGAATCATTAGCTTGTACTTTTATAACAAGTAAACAAGTTGACTAGTCCGAGTAATTGTTCATTGAATTGGaagcaaaatatttatttacaatgAAAAAACCCAAACAGCTCTCAGAttgtaatttttgttaaatttgTTATAGACGTGTTTCTGCAGCTTAGTTGGtacagcattgtgttagcagtgccAGGTTCGATTCTCAGGAAacacaaatgtgaccctggaccacaaaaccattccttttatttatttatttgtacatcatctaaataaataagctttccattcatgtatggtttgttaggacaatatttgccgagatacaactatttgaaaatctggaatttgagggtgcaaaaatcgaaaaatttagaaaattgtctttaactctttccccgccattgacacgTTATCTcgtaattttaaagaaaacatttgcataaaaaagtgtccCTGATGCGTTTTTaagttaatctgtaataccgcgattatccaccagaatatggaggaccacaagggtcatgcaaaatgtaataaagaacttcaatatttaataactacctggacaataaaaatagcaattaatagatttgtttaaaatttcattaattaatatataaattaatagaaaaagtaaaaaaaattattataatagATAAtagagattataaaaataacgtagaaatgaaatattaatccattaatGAATAGTTCAGAGTAATGTGACAATTTGCAGAGACAACATGGAACGCTCAAcaagttcatcattttaaattgcatttataaattcttaattaaataatggaacttcaaaatgtatttcaaaaagcgatttaaaaagagaaataaataactgtggttataaattgaactacaaatacaggtttaaattaggcatttaaatGGGCATTTCCGTTTAACATTCCTGCTTTCGTTCCCTGATGGTTCTCATTCTTTTCGCTATTCAATTTGCTTTTCATTTTAGCctctctatttagcttttccgtgactctttgggtccttgcaaatggtcaaatgagaaatgcaaataagctatGGTCAGGTGGATGTAACAAGCTCGCTGATTGGCTCTGATTGTACGTCATGCGCAGATTTATAGATCTCGGATGAGGACCCAAAGCgtcacggaaaagctaaatagagaggccaaaatgaaaaagcaaacTGAACAGCGAAAAGAATACGGAGAACCATCgggaaaatgaaaacagaaatgctaaacggaaatgcccttttaaatgctgcaacgattaatcgcgtgtcccattaaaaatgccactGAAattgattctgtgtttcatgcacagcttgtgcgtgtgcTACGGCATTTATTCAGTAGGaaatccttatcaatctaaaatcattatgagtcggagtcttttataacgtgcattaaaaaaaagcaacactcgttaaacaaaatcattaaaaatattctttattatcatgaaaatacctaaaacaatttgaagaacagcgatataaatattcctatagacatttcctggaaacgcgtttgtaatgctactttttctgtggcacaaagggagtttctgcacgagagcgccccctggctttgggatgtgccaagattcaccgtaattcattaaaattcattcattgaaaAAATGCAGATTTGCATGATTAATCGATTAATCTTGACAGCCCTAGAGTTAAAGTTGTGTTTAAGTCGCATTTTAAGTCTACATGCGCAAATGTAATTTGACTGACTAGTAATTATTGATTATTTACGAATAAATAGAAATCCACTTCCTGGATAACGCAAATACCGATTGTCATTGTACGCATCGACTCTGAAAGTTAAAGATAAGCATAAAATGCAGTTGCTGACCTCCATGGCTGATGACTTTCTTGTAGGGTTCAATGGCCTTCATGTCCACCTTATGGTCCTGTTCTCCGATGCGAAACACTCTCCATCGTCGACCCTCCTCTCGCTCATGTTCCTCCGCGCCCGAGTACTCCCGCACCGACtctactcctttatgcagcaggtcTGTGTTTTTAGGCTTGGGAAGGTCATCTGGCAAGAGAATGAATGAGTGTTATTCGCTTCATCGTTTGCTTTTGCGTGCGGCTGTAATTGTGACACCGCTTCGGGGTGCAACATGCAAGTATATGATCAGGAATGATGATTTTAATTgcacattaaaatgaaaaaaaaaaaactgaaaccctGCTTGAAGACACTTTGTATAACAAGCGAGGAATGAAAATGGTGCATTGACTTTGGTGTGCCAATACTAGCAAACAAATGggaaaaaacattttctaaaaaacaaATCTGATACCAGGATGCTGCTATGTGGTCGCTAAACGCCTTTTTAACAGGTCACAGACAAAAGCGCCTACTCTCAAAGTCTCTATAACGTGTGTCTTTATGATATGTCAGATGATATGTGACCCCTAgatcacaaaaccagtcataagtcgcacagGAATATTTGTAGCatagcaaaaaaaacaacaaaaaaagcaCTGCGCATTAAAATTACAgcttttctcaatattttgcttttttgcaccctcagattccaaatttttaaatagttgtatttCAGCCAATTATTGTCCTATCcttacaaaccatacatcaatggaaatctTATTTATTCCGATGTATACATCTCAATTCCAAAAAAATGTAACCCTATGACGGATCACATGTGCTCACATATGCGTCACATATGGCCTAGGTTTTCTGCCTTCAAAGTAGGTCTACTGTATTTTCTTTCAGTTTCCACAAGTCTAACTACTAACAATAGCACTTCTCCATAACAAACCTCATGACTTGGTGTATCACTTGTACCTGTGGCACATGGTGAAAGATTTTGTATGCAAAATAGTTTAATCATTTGAATAAGACTTGTTTTACCAGTCAGAAACCAATATGGATTTATGACCTTGGCAACCAATACTTCAGCAAGTACTTGAATATGACTTCTTATATCTGTTATAAAATGTTGTTAGACAGCCATATGTAATGTATGTTTTTACATTAGAAATACTACAAATCAAGCTTTtcgttaaaataaaaaataaaacatagccaggtgaaaaagtagtacacttccatagtgtacttaaagtgctctattttcgcaCAATGATTTTGtacttaagaagtactaaagatcaattttttttatattaagatgttcttaagattatctaagtgtacttatttGTGGTATTttgcagaggcggacactacttaagtatttttactttctacataaaagttaatttttaagtattcgtatctgtttttttctgtttttagcatattaacataatttttactccactacatttaataatttcaagtttttggtttatatttaatatttaagtacattaaacatctagtatctttttacttttacttaagtaaaaagtacttttgtatttttactcaagaaaagtaaaagtacacaatttttaggtaattaaatattaaataaattttaatatgcaatataaaagtaatacacagtatgattttatgctttagaacgtagtgaacattttttagtaaagtcaATTTTTTCCAAGACAAACacctctgataaagcacagatgcttagaaaaatgtacttaaaatactcaagtagcgtcCGCctctattttgagacaccatgaatacgaactaaaatgcacttttaacataatATCTCTGTATTAAGAAATCTATTTAGTTAacactttcatacaaagatgggttcaagtatactacaagtggtacctatacctaaatacatttttagcacattttagttcatatttatggtgtctcaaaatagcacagtgaagtacacttagatgttcttaagattatctcaAAAAGTactaaagaaaaaaattttgtatattaagtacaaaattagtgagCAAAAAcagagcactttaagtacattttagaagtgtactactttttcacctagGCATGCTTTTTTATAAGGGGATGTCCGTtgaaatcatatttttaatgcgTAGTTTGACACCGATATAAGAAATTACACAACCACTGTATTTCAAAACTTGCCACTCATTTCCTGTAACTCGATAAAGCGAtaaagcattgcgttagcatCGCAatggttgtgggtttgatttccaaatatataccttgaatgcactgtgatggggcatacacaccaaacgcgaattcaatgatttgcgcaAGTGAATTACagacaaagtcaatgcaaagacgcaaactTGCACAGGGCAATGGGAATGAAGTGAATTGGGCAGCATGACTGCTgcgaaaacacaaaaatattcaactcaagcaaaataaatgcatgacaaagttaaatcccatgAGTAATCTAGTGTGAGaatcgcgtttggtgtgtacgcagcataaaTCGCTTAAatcgtttacaccaaccgcgtttcaggcgtcaaaatccgtctaccgcgcctagtttgccgcttgaacagtttgaatgcattcgcgcgttgtgagcgaagtagacgcgcggaaaaagcaagcatgtGACGTgtgtcagaggcaaaatccgcttcttgtgggaggggcaagtgctatgcggttgtctgtttgcaagatgactgatgttgattgtgcatttatcgagagagttaccagtttgtctttggtaaccttactatagggataaaataaacggcgcgggtcgataaacgtcacgtgactcaaatgtgaaatgtgtattacaacttaccaggttgcccaatatCCTCACTGAcacttccaagcgaggtcctttttattcctgtctctatagaaataaaaacttgtgttgtatagctccgagtgactgctcacggacaatatcaagcattccttcatgttgaataaGTGACTCCGGgtggggctgccgccacagcagcaagcaggctcctgattggttaacacggtgcgaaattccgccaaagttctaatttttcaactcgggcgtcagccacAAATTTgtgtcaaacgcaaaatgcacaaaaagcaccactTGCGCGTATCGCGACAGGAACTcaattcgcgcgaactagacaCGCGAATAGGGCGGAAATGTGTCTTCCGCGCcacaagacctccagacgcgcgtcaacgcgtcttcacattgacttaacattgaaatcactcgcgatTCACGCCTCTAttggttggtgtaaacgcagcataatacTCATTACATTTTTTGACAAAAGCAGCAGTTGATCAGTAAACTAAACCAAAATGAGCTTGATTTAAAGAAACTGATTCGATGAGATTGGAGGAAAAGACATGCACAAATCAAAATCcaacaaaaaacatttccaCCACGAAAATAATGTATAACACCTGATTTAAAGTGCCATTCCATACCATACAAAATGTGCCActtacatacaaaaaaaaaaaaaattgaaatcagCCTTTTTGTATTTGATCAGGGTTCGAATGAGAACGATCCATGTGACCTTACCACAAACCGCAGGCCTGAGGCCTGTCGCAAACCAATGAGAAGAAACAATCCTTCCACGACAGACAGAGGAGAGCAGAAGGACAGAAGAACAAGAACAATACTATTTAACTAAGCTGTACTTTACATTACGTCCATGATTTATAATGTCAGTATCTTATAAGAAGAAGGCTAATTCACTGACTACAGCATAAACAATagcattaacattttaaacctactgaaaaaaaagaaaaaaatcctatTTTACCTTCCCACTCAAACTCATTGCTATTGTCGGAGGGCGTGTCGATATCATCCAGGTCCAATTCTGTGCTCTCATCTAGCTCATCTGACAAGACCGAGCCTTCACTGCGGTCCAGGTTCAGGCTGATATCTGGAGCCAAAAGCTTTTTTTTGGTTTTCTTCGCACTGTAAGATTGCGCAGCTGCAATAAGAAGACAACCAGAGTGTCCAAAACCTTTTGTCTTGATTAACAATTACACATCAATTGtaacagcattttttaaaaacgaATAACACAATATAATATTTGGTTATATAATGCAATACACATGTGGCCTACCAGGTGCTCCGTCGCCAGTGAAAagctcctcttcctcctctggAAGTGGCCTAGCAacccaaaaaaacaacaacaatcagCCCTACCGAGTATATATCcacatgcaaacacacgcaTGTATTCACGTCATCACCTACCTGGGGAAATCTTCATCCTGCCACTCCTCCTTTAGCTCCACCCCTTCCATTCTCAGCCGCGCCTCTGTGGTAGCGACCGACTCCTGGTGCTCAAAACTGTAGAAAACAATGGACAAACATATTAGGTAACAACTTTGGCATAAAGAAACATCCATACTTAGTACCAAACTATAGCATGTGACCACTCACTAAAAAATCCAATACGTCAGTGTTGAAAGGGGCCAAAAGTCCAAGTCGGATATTAGCGGGGGCTCATTTATAGTTATGGAGGTTATACAGAGCGACTAACAGCTGTGGTaaatgagaaatgtttgaaaaGAGCTTCAAGCAGCCTAATAAGACCACTGTCTTAAATGTcctgggctgcgttccccgaaaccttcttacGTCGTTCATAAGTTGTaccttaaaggataattccggtatttaacactttgagtctcatttctggtttgttttggatgaactacagtgatggacacagaaattttgacaatggatcgtgtcttgagtttttgactcgtttagaagcgtctcttgactgcttcagaatggaagtcaatggccatgcacaaacatgtcattaaaacaacacttaacgttcattttcaaaacagtgctactcaccgagtggttcgtgatgttcgttgatgattaaaaacaagttgtgtagcgaaatacagtttctgtcgtgttttatttggcattttgtaaaattccattgacttctcttggaagactcattgctcgctgatatatcactctaaataattttttcataaatttttcccatatttgtagggctggaccagaatattcgaatattcgttccgtgggttgacaatcgattttcagttttgagattcgaatatatatatataaatattttacagcgttaatgcagagcttttgccaagcaggaagtgcgcttcacgctcccgctctataggtggcgcagagagaccaacatccatagccaacagccaccaaacgccaTCAGTGGAAGAGATCGCCTCGAACGGAAAGCACGCCTCCtactttggcattcacgctaatagtgttgtaaataacgttcagtttcttgcaaaaactgattgagttgcttcacaagacgtcaatacgtcacacggagttatgggggattacttttgtattggatatatatactttagctcttaaagtgtgcggatctgttgacttgcatgacggagcactggggtttctgcaaaatatcttctttattgttctgctgatgaaaaaaacatattggatggtgtaagtgttataaataaacttgattttgaaagtatgctaccgttttattacagtttgttggactacgttcattcatgcttcagactcaaatatagagcggaagtatatacgcggttgtgaggtatctgaaaaaatagttccactatagcaaataacacggattgaaatcatacattgcgccgaTATATTTGTTTTTGGTCATCAACGAGCACCGCGGGCCACTCGGTGAGTGGTACAGTTTTGGAGATGAGCGTTGagtgttgttttgatgacgtgtttgtgcatggtcattgacctccattctgaagcagtcaagagacgcttctaaatgagtcgaaaagtcgagacacgacccattgtcaaaatgtctgtgtccatcactgtagttcatccaaaacaaaccagaaatgagactcaaagtgttaaataccggaattatcctttaagctgtaccttatcgttaatacgttacccaaaacgttcttagttacgtatcccTTGTGTAAGTCATTctttcggaaggttggtctgaattaatggctaaaatcagactttgatgctcatgatctcagaatttgattttgaaactgtagtatgattattacagactgggtcacaggGACTgggaactattgttagaaaagggctatggggtaagttgtaacgtgcaattctgtcatgtttggtgtaattgtccaagaatggcaAGTAGTAGAaccaaacttcaaatgttcatttgtagcagagttGTGTGTGTTggttgtgtaaaaatataattaaatcaaactcaaatattttttgaatggtTGAGctaaaaccaaaaagcgttaggttgtgcccacTCTCCCCTATTGCGTCTTATGGCGTAAAAACATGTTCAAGTCCTTTGCATGTTTCAGGATACCCTTAAGTATACAGTGCCTTTTTATGTGTGTTAATCTCAAATACAAAGCCAAATAAGCAAGAATTTTGTGCAACGGCTAACAAAAAAGCTCTTTAGAAATGTAACCAGCTGCAGGACTGTTCACCTTGTTAGTAGGGAAAAGATTTGGGTGGTGATACTGAGAAAAGGCTGAAATTTTTGGCCGGTGTTCAAAGTTCAGCTTTTTTGTTAAGAACAAACCCGCTGTAATTTCTTAGACAAGGGTGCCCTTTCTGCTTGAACTAGTCATTTCACAGCAAGATCATTGGTAGGACAGGCCATTCCTCAAGACCACAGGATTGTTTCAGAGCAGATAAATACTGAACCACTGGATCCAATAATGTTATGGTTGATAATATGTTTATAATTTAGTCTACACAGAACAGCACGAATGACAGACAGAAAGTTACGCAACAAAAGCATTGTGTGCTCCACTGTCGTCAGATGACAGCATGTTTAATTCAGCGTGCAGTTATCACCCCGGAATTAAAAATGGTTATTTGGCATTTCTAATCCAATTCGGTGTAATTACGTATTATCTCTTagcaatacatttatataaGCCAAGGGTGCGACATAAAAAGGTTGGCGGATATTAGCCACACTAGAAATAAAAGGTCAAGTTTGCTCTGGGATCTGCTCTGGTGAAAGGTTGAAGGAATACTGAAGGGAAATGCGACATCTTGCTAAATGATGTCACGGTTGAAAAACCTATTTgaattataaaaacacatttaaaacggaaaatggttaatttttttttataaaaacagtcTCTCTGCTATCTGATTTTCCTATTAAATTCATGGAACAATTAAATTCTTATATTGTTTTTATCTCTTGAGAACAGAACATATGGTAGAAGGGCAATGGAAATTAAATTGcaataaaaagtaaataaaaatgaaaaatatcagAAGTAGTAAAGAAATTACAATAAAAAGTAAACATTAAAGTAAGTTTtgcaataaaaagtaaaaaaaaaatcagcatcagatattttgataaaatatcactgtaatagcacttttgggagtacttcaactcgcctgaaaagtccgctccccttctcactctcataatgggagagggagggtgttactgcgccgagtcgaagtactcccaaaagtgctattacgccataaaatatagttcctcttttaaatccgcttagaaaagcgctacgttttattttgtaccaccaaacttgctcgtataactactcgtcttaaataggaaaaacgatgatgtgtttggtcacttctaactttatctctaaatggtaccattgaatgaatggggctaagctaaatgctatcgaagcatcgcagcgcgctccagcgcttacgtgcacgcacacagatgatagagggatgtatcaacaattcttagttaaggtaataacatattttaatattgaaaatgagtagactattcctttaacggacaaacttactaagttgtctccgtcaataATATGTTTTCCAGTGGTGGCTACCATAGCGAGCGGttagcagtggactgagccgttggttgcaagtcacaacctcaccacttgatgccgctaaaatttacacattgcacctttaagattaataaaatattttagttattgcaaaccattgcAATATGTgcaatgaagtttatttaaaggattagtccactttcttaaaaaaaaatccagataatttactcaccaccatgtcatccaaaatgttgatgtctttctttgttcagtcgagaagaaattatgattattaaggaaaacattccaggatttttctcattttatgggctttaatggaccccaacacttaaaacTTAAATCAACACTTaaaagttttttcaacggagtttcaaacgactctaaacgatcccaaacgaggcataagtgtcttatctagcgaaacgattgtcatttttgacaagaaaaataaaaaatatgcacttttaaaccacaacttctagtctatctccggtcctgtgacgcgccagcacgcCCTcatgcaatacgtcatcacgtcaagaggtcacagatgatgatgtatgcgaaactacaccccagtgtttacaagtgtggagaaagttccgacgttgttgtatgtcgaatgatacttaAAGCAATTGTGTAGTGTTGGGGTCccttaaaatgagaaaaatcctggaatgttttcctcaagaaacataatttcttctcgactgaacaaagaaaaacatcaacattttggatgacatggtggtgagaaaattacctggatttttttttaagaaaatggaccaaTCCTTTAATTAAGTTCAGGAGAAGCATGGTAatgtaatccaaccaatcaggGTGAAGAGGTGTCTATATATAGCCATATCACACCTCCGTCCCGTGACAGTTTgtgcagcatccctcctccacccatcacctcactctcaGATAATACATCTATCCGAGTTAAGGGGGGTTGGGAAATATACTCTGGGTTCAGGGTAAAATTCCAAGATAGGAGCCCTTCCCTCTGACAGcatgccaaatatgctttatctcattaCCCTATTAAATGTTAATGCAAACTTGCGAAATGCAACACGTGCATTTGCGATATTCCGATCTTGTCGCTGTATACACATTTTGGCAAACATCAGGGTTTCTGCAGGGTTTAGACAgtcaaatttaagactttttaagacctttttatgaCCATTATGATTTAAATTTATGACCTACACGAATAAcgaaaaataacattaaaattccTTCCAAAagtctttatatatttttttaactttcattaAAATTAGTAACAAGTTTATTAGTAAAGGTAAATTTTAGTAAATTTTCTTAACAATAA is drawn from Misgurnus anguillicaudatus chromosome 6, ASM2758022v2, whole genome shotgun sequence and contains these coding sequences:
- the bnip2 gene encoding BCL2/adenovirus E1B 19 kDa protein-interacting protein 2 isoform X1 encodes the protein MATDVTVSEEVSNQRDLSDINDNKSPPESDTPNRTSDIQNINISSSLTSSVHSGEEISDNYTAGNSLANGDSPIQTGDPPPEVATPDNGQKQGVKTSTPVRLFSSAEHNGSFEHQESVATTEARLRMEGVELKEEWQDEDFPRPLPEEEEELFTGDGAPAAQSYSAKKTKKKLLAPDISLNLDRSEGSVLSDELDESTELDLDDIDTPSDNSNEFEWEDDLPKPKNTDLLHKGVESVREYSGAEEHEREEGRRWRVFRIGEQDHKVDMKAIEPYKKVISHGGYYGDGLNAIIVFAVCFMPESNQPNYRYIMDNLFKYVIGTLELLVAENYMIVYLNGATSRRKMPSVGWLRKCYQQIDRRLRKNLKSLIIVHPSWFIRTLLALTKPFISTKFSQKIKYVFSLTDLATLVPMEYVSIPECIKQFDEEKNRKKHKRIDQEMHGKVEIATAAVPE
- the bnip2 gene encoding BCL2/adenovirus E1B 19 kDa protein-interacting protein 2 isoform X2, giving the protein MATDVTVSEEVSNQRDLSDINDNKSPPESDTPNRTSDIQNINISSSLTSSVHSGEEISDNYTAGNSLANGDSPIQTGDPPPEVATPDNGQKQGVKTSTPVRLFSSAEHNGSFEHQESVATTEARLRMEGVELKEEWQDEDFPRPLPEEEEELFTGDGAPAAQSYSAKKTKKKLLAPDISLNLDRSEGSVLSDELDESTELDLDDIDTPSDNSNEFEWEDDLPKPKNTDLLHKGVESVREYSGAEEHEREEGRRWRVFRIGEQDHKVDMKAIEPYKKVISHGGYYGDGLNAIIVFAVCFMPESNQPNYRYIMDNLFKYVIGTLELLVAENYMIVYLNGATSRRKMPSVGWLRKCYQQIDRRLRKNLKSLIIVHPSWFIRTLLALTKPFISTKFSQKIKYVFSLTDLATLVPMEYVSIPECIKQIDQEMHGKVEIATAAVPE